The Brevundimonas vesicularis genome includes the window GTCCATCAGATGGCCGTGGCCCTGGTGCGGCACCGCGCCCAGATCGCGGCGCTGAAACAGCAGCTGGAAGACATCGAAGGCGCCATCGAGACGGCCGAACAGGCCTGCGCCTGGATGGAGTCCAAATTGTCCGAACACCGCCCCGACCTGCTGCCGGGCGCCGAAGATTATGAGAAGCTGCTGCGCGCGCGTCTCAACCACGACCACCACCACCCCTTCAAAGCAAGAGCGTAATCCATGGCCTACAAGGCGCCTGTCCGCGACTTCACCTTCATCCTGAATGAAGTGCTGGAGATCGACCGCTACACCAACCAGCCGGGCTTCCAGGACGTCTCTTCGGATCTGGTCAGCCAGATCCTGGAAGAAGGCGCCAAGTTCGCCGACGAGGTCATCGCCCCGATCAACAATCCGGGCGACAAGGAAGGCTGTCACTGGGCCGAGGGCGGCGTGGTGACGGGACCCAAGGGCTGGAAGGAAGCCTATAAGGCCATGTCCGAAGCCGGCTGGATGGCGCTGGCCGCCGACCCGGCGTACGGCGGTCAGGGCATGCCCAGCGTGGTGGCCTCGGCCTTCGGTCAGATGACGGCCGGCGCCTCGGCCGCCTTTTCGATGTATCCGGGCCTGACGGCCGGCGCCTATGCCGGCATCCACGCCAATGCCTCCGAAGAGCTGAAGCAGAAGTATCTGCCCAAGATGGCGACCGGCGAATGGTCGGGCACGATGAACCTGACCGAGCCGCAGTGCGGCACGGATCTGGGCATGGTGCGCACCAAGGCCGTGCCGAACGGCGACGGCTCCTATTCGATCACCGGCCAGAAGATCTGGATCTCGGCGGGCGAGCACGACTTCGCCGACAACATCATCCACACGGTGCTGGCCCGCGTCGAAGGCGCGGTTCCGGGCATCAAGGGCCTGTCGCTGTTCGTCGTGCCAAAGTTCCTGGTCAATGAGGACGGCTCGCTGGGCGAGCGCAACAGCCTGGAATGCGCCGGCCTCGAGCACAAGATGGGCATCCACGGCAACGCTACGGCGGTCATGCAGTATGACGGCGCCAAGGGCTGGCTGATCGGCGAAGAAGGCCGCGGCATGAACAATATGTTCGTCGTGATGAACGAGGCCCGCCTCGGCACCGGCCTGCAAGGCCTGGCCATCGGCACCGCCGCCTATCAGGCCGCCGTCGAGTTCGCCAAGGACCGCCTGCAAGGCCGTTCGCTGACCGGACCGAAGAACCCGGACGGCCCGGCAGACAGCATCATGGTCCATCCCGACGTGCGCCGCATGCTGCTGGAATCCAAGGCCTTCGTCGAAGGCGGCCAGGCCTTCATCCTGTGGACCGCGCTTCACGCCGATCTGGAGAAGTCCGAGGACGCGGCCGTGGCCCAGAAGGCCAAGGATTACATGGGCCTGCTGACGCCGGTGCTGAAGGCCTATTTGACCGACAAGGGCTTCCATGTCGCGTCTTTGGGCATGCAGGTGCACGGCGGTTCTGGCTACACCGAACACTTCACCGCCTCGCAGTATCTGCGCGACGCCCGCATCACCATGATCTACGAGGGCACCAACGGCATCCAGGCGCTGGATCTGGTCGGCCGCAAGCTGCCCGCCAACGGCGGTCGCGCCATCATGACCTGGTTCGGCGAGATCGACGCCTTCGTCGCCGAGAACAGCGGCAATGAGGCGATCAAGCCCTTCGTCGACGGCCTGGCCGACGCCAAGGCCAAGCTGCAGGACGGCACCATGTGGCTGATGCAAAACGGCATGGCCAATCCGGACAACGCCGGCGCCGCATCGACCGACTATCTGAACGTCTTCGGCCTGACGGCTCTGGCCTATATGTGGGCGCAGATGGCCAAGGTGGCTCAAGCCCAGGTCGAGGCCGGTTCGACCGACCCCTACTACGCCACCAAGCTTCAGACCGGCCGCTACTTCGTCGAGCGCATCCTGCCCGACGCCGAAGCCCATCTGAAGAAGATGAAGACCGGCGCCGACGTGCTGATGGCCATGCCGGCCGAGGCGTTCTGATCTCAAACTGACGACGAAACGGGTCGGCGATCTCGCCGGCCCGTTTTTCTTACCGACCAGACGGGCAAAAGCCCGCGAACCTCAGGGACGAAACCGATGAACGTGCTGGGCAGCCCCGATCCCGATTTCATGCGTGAAGAAGAGATCACCCTCTTCTCCGACAGCGTCGGCAAATGGATCGACGAGCACGCGCCGCTTGAGAAGGTGCAGCAGTGGATCGCCGACTCCTCGGTGCCGCGTCAGCTGTGGAACGACGCGGGCGAGGCGGGTCTGCTGGGCCTGTCGCTGCCGGAAGAGGACGGCGGCTTCGGCGGCGACTATCGGCACGAGGTCGTCCTGATGCGTCAGCTGGGCTGGAAGGGCGCGGACCACTTCGGCATCTCGCTGCACAATGCGATCGTCATGCCCTACATCTGGCATTACGGCACCGAGGAGCAGAAGCAGCGCTGGCTGCCGCGCCTGCAATCGGGCGAACTGGTCGGCGCCATCGCCATGACCGAACCG containing:
- a CDS encoding acyl-CoA dehydrogenase C-terminal domain-containing protein; the encoded protein is MAYKAPVRDFTFILNEVLEIDRYTNQPGFQDVSSDLVSQILEEGAKFADEVIAPINNPGDKEGCHWAEGGVVTGPKGWKEAYKAMSEAGWMALAADPAYGGQGMPSVVASAFGQMTAGASAAFSMYPGLTAGAYAGIHANASEELKQKYLPKMATGEWSGTMNLTEPQCGTDLGMVRTKAVPNGDGSYSITGQKIWISAGEHDFADNIIHTVLARVEGAVPGIKGLSLFVVPKFLVNEDGSLGERNSLECAGLEHKMGIHGNATAVMQYDGAKGWLIGEEGRGMNNMFVVMNEARLGTGLQGLAIGTAAYQAAVEFAKDRLQGRSLTGPKNPDGPADSIMVHPDVRRMLLESKAFVEGGQAFILWTALHADLEKSEDAAVAQKAKDYMGLLTPVLKAYLTDKGFHVASLGMQVHGGSGYTEHFTASQYLRDARITMIYEGTNGIQALDLVGRKLPANGGRAIMTWFGEIDAFVAENSGNEAIKPFVDGLADAKAKLQDGTMWLMQNGMANPDNAGAASTDYLNVFGLTALAYMWAQMAKVAQAQVEAGSTDPYYATKLQTGRYFVERILPDAEAHLKKMKTGADVLMAMPAEAF